One window of the Streptococcus parasanguinis ATCC 15912 genome contains the following:
- a CDS encoding primosomal protein N' gives MQTDKPYSYQIPSEFEDMIEAGIRVHVPFGKANRLIQGIVIEVLEVIDTTEELKAIVEVLDYTPVLNKEQFWLADQLRKSVFSYKITILKTMLPSLLNSSYDKILYPQPSLDLATKVKLFGKKNEVAFSSLDVADQALVMRLVRKGDLVLEYKAKDKKQIKTEKWYRINQERLKELQPSARAKKRLALKEHLLLEQGEQPLAGLYQNFSREVVAYFIDQGVLEITEREVNRAAAYYEGKEQSQALLLNTEQSKAVETVVSQFGKTSNPFLLEGVTGSGKTEVYLQIIQEVLNKGKTAIMLVPEISLTPQMTDRFISRFGQEVAILHSGLSNGEKYDQWRKVERGEARVVVGARSAIFAPLKNIGAIIIDEEHEASYKQDSNPRYHAREVAVLRAQYNQAVLLLGSATPSLESRARATKGVYELIRLTQRANPAAKIPEVKVVDFRDYIGQNEAGNFTPVLVEAIAEHLQKKEQIVLMLNRRGYSSFVMCRECGTVDTCPNCDISLTLHMDTKTMNCHYCGYSKAIPRHCPNCQSPSIRYYGTGTQKAYDELQEIFPEAKILRMDVDTTRKKGSHAAILDAFGNGEADILLGTQMIAKGLDFPNVTLVGVLNADTSLNLPDYRSSERTFQLLTQVAGRAGRAEKEGEVIIQSYNPNHYAIRFAKDQDYEGFFAYEMQIRRQLGYTPYYFTVGLTLSHKSEEIVMEKSHQVMEILRSGLSDQVQILGPTPKPIARTHNLYHYQIIVKYRFEEGMTQVLNQILEFTQEKGNKDLRLSIDNEPQSFM, from the coding sequence ATGCAGACGGATAAACCCTATTCTTACCAGATTCCATCAGAATTTGAGGATATGATAGAGGCGGGAATACGAGTCCATGTGCCCTTTGGTAAAGCCAATCGATTGATTCAGGGAATTGTGATCGAAGTATTAGAAGTTATCGATACTACAGAGGAATTGAAGGCGATTGTAGAAGTCTTAGACTACACACCTGTCTTAAACAAAGAACAGTTCTGGTTGGCAGATCAATTGCGAAAAAGTGTTTTTTCATATAAGATAACAATTTTAAAAACCATGCTTCCCTCTCTCCTCAATTCCAGTTACGACAAGATTTTGTATCCTCAGCCGTCATTGGATCTAGCAACCAAAGTGAAGCTTTTTGGTAAAAAAAATGAAGTCGCTTTTTCTTCTTTAGATGTAGCTGATCAAGCTCTGGTTATGCGCTTGGTTAGAAAAGGCGATTTGGTATTAGAATACAAGGCCAAGGATAAGAAACAAATTAAAACAGAAAAATGGTATCGCATTAACCAGGAACGATTAAAAGAACTTCAACCTTCAGCGAGAGCTAAAAAAAGGCTAGCATTGAAAGAACACCTGTTACTAGAGCAAGGGGAGCAACCTTTAGCAGGATTGTATCAGAATTTTTCACGAGAAGTAGTGGCTTATTTTATTGATCAGGGTGTGTTAGAAATTACTGAGCGAGAAGTGAATCGGGCGGCTGCTTATTATGAAGGAAAAGAACAGTCCCAAGCCCTGCTTTTAAATACAGAGCAGTCAAAAGCTGTGGAAACAGTTGTTTCTCAGTTTGGAAAAACATCAAATCCTTTTTTATTAGAAGGAGTGACTGGAAGTGGGAAAACGGAAGTTTATTTGCAGATTATTCAGGAAGTTCTAAATAAGGGGAAAACGGCTATCATGTTGGTCCCTGAGATTTCCCTGACACCACAGATGACAGACCGTTTTATCTCGCGGTTTGGTCAGGAAGTAGCCATTCTACACTCGGGCTTATCAAATGGTGAAAAGTACGATCAATGGCGGAAAGTTGAACGTGGGGAGGCCAGGGTAGTCGTGGGAGCACGCTCAGCAATCTTTGCTCCTTTAAAAAACATAGGAGCCATCATTATTGATGAGGAGCACGAGGCTTCCTACAAACAAGATAGTAACCCACGCTACCACGCAAGGGAAGTCGCAGTCTTAAGGGCTCAGTACAATCAAGCAGTCTTGCTTCTTGGATCTGCCACACCAAGTCTAGAATCGCGGGCTCGTGCAACAAAAGGGGTTTATGAATTAATTCGTCTAACCCAGCGGGCCAATCCGGCAGCCAAAATTCCAGAAGTTAAAGTTGTTGATTTCCGTGATTATATTGGCCAAAATGAAGCTGGTAACTTCACTCCTGTTCTAGTGGAAGCTATTGCTGAACACTTGCAGAAAAAAGAGCAGATTGTCTTGATGTTGAACCGCCGTGGTTATTCCAGCTTTGTTATGTGTCGCGAGTGTGGGACTGTGGATACTTGTCCTAATTGTGACATCTCTTTGACCCTCCATATGGATACCAAAACTATGAATTGCCATTATTGTGGTTATAGTAAGGCAATTCCTCGACACTGTCCAAATTGCCAAAGTCCTTCCATTCGTTATTACGGAACAGGAACGCAAAAAGCCTATGATGAATTACAAGAGATCTTTCCTGAGGCTAAAATTTTGCGCATGGATGTGGATACCACCCGAAAAAAAGGGAGCCACGCAGCAATATTAGATGCTTTCGGGAATGGAGAAGCGGATATTTTGTTAGGGACGCAAATGATTGCTAAGGGGCTGGATTTTCCAAATGTGACGTTAGTGGGTGTCTTGAATGCGGATACTTCTTTAAATTTACCGGATTATCGATCCTCAGAGCGAACCTTTCAGCTTTTGACTCAGGTGGCAGGAAGGGCCGGACGAGCAGAGAAAGAAGGAGAAGTCATCATTCAGAGCTACAACCCCAATCATTATGCAATCCGGTTTGCTAAAGACCAAGATTATGAAGGCTTTTTTGCCTATGAAATGCAGATTCGCCGGCAGTTGGGCTATACACCGTATTACTTCACAGTTGGGTTAACCCTGTCGCATAAGAGTGAGGAAATTGTGATGGAGAAGTCACATCAGGTTATGGAAATCCTCCGTTCTGGCTTATCCGATCAGGTCCAAATCTTAGGACCAACTCCTAAACCAATTGCACGTACACATAATTTGTATCATTATCAAATTATTGTGAAGTATCGTTTCGAAGAAGGTATGACACAGGTATTGAATCAAATCTTAGAATTTACCCAAGAAAAAGGGAATAAAGATCTGCGTCTGAGTATTGATAATGAACCTCAAAGTTTCATGTAA
- a CDS encoding ribonuclease Y: MNFVITGVFAAVIGLVIGYVGTALKMKASKEAAELTLLNAEQEATNLRGQAEREADLILKEAKHESSSLKKEALLEAKEEARKYREEVDAEFKSERQELKQLESRLAERASNLDRKDDILTSKEQSLEHKEQSLTDRTKHIDTREQQLEELEHKKVEELERVAALSQGEARDIILNQKEEQLSKEIASRIRDAELEVKERSDKIAKDILVQAMQRMAGDFVAEQTNSTVHLPDDSMKGRIIGREGRNIRTFESLTGVDVIIDDTPEVVTLSGFDPIRREIARMTMESLLKDGRIHPARIEELVEKNRQEIDNRIREYGEAAAYEIGAPNLHPDLMKIMGRLQFRTSYGQNVLRHSIEVAKLSGIIASELGENATLARRAGFLHDIGKAIDREVEGSHVEIGTELARKYKEHPVVVNTIASHHGDVEPESVIAVIVAAADALSAARPGARSESLESYIKRLQDLEEIANSFEGVKTSFALQAGREIRIMVSPEAIKDDKVTILAHDIREKIESNLEYPGNIKVTVIRELRAVDYAK; encoded by the coding sequence ATGAATTTTGTTATTACAGGTGTTTTTGCCGCGGTCATTGGTTTAGTCATTGGATATGTGGGAACTGCACTTAAAATGAAAGCTTCAAAAGAAGCTGCGGAACTCACCCTTTTGAATGCTGAACAAGAAGCAACGAATTTACGTGGACAGGCTGAACGTGAAGCTGATTTGATTTTAAAAGAGGCAAAGCATGAATCAAGTTCACTTAAAAAAGAAGCACTTTTGGAGGCAAAGGAAGAAGCCAGAAAATATCGTGAAGAGGTCGATGCTGAGTTTAAGTCAGAACGACAAGAATTGAAGCAATTAGAAAGCCGTTTGGCAGAACGCGCTAGCAATCTTGATCGTAAAGACGACATTTTAACAAGCAAAGAACAGTCTCTTGAACACAAAGAGCAAAGTCTTACAGATAGAACTAAACACATTGATACGCGTGAACAACAGCTGGAAGAGCTTGAACACAAGAAAGTAGAGGAACTGGAACGTGTCGCTGCTCTAAGTCAAGGAGAAGCGCGTGACATTATTTTGAATCAGAAGGAAGAGCAACTTTCAAAAGAAATTGCCTCACGGATTCGTGATGCTGAATTGGAAGTGAAAGAACGTTCTGATAAAATCGCAAAAGACATTCTTGTCCAAGCCATGCAGCGAATGGCGGGTGATTTTGTTGCTGAGCAAACAAATTCAACGGTTCATTTGCCAGACGATAGTATGAAGGGTCGGATTATCGGTCGTGAAGGGCGCAATATTCGTACCTTTGAGAGCTTGACGGGTGTCGATGTGATTATCGATGATACGCCAGAGGTGGTGACCTTGTCAGGGTTTGATCCGATTCGTCGTGAAATTGCCCGTATGACAATGGAGAGCCTTCTCAAAGATGGTAGGATCCATCCAGCTCGTATTGAAGAGCTGGTTGAGAAGAATCGTCAGGAAATTGACAACCGGATTCGTGAATACGGTGAGGCGGCTGCCTATGAAATTGGTGCGCCAAACCTCCATCCAGATTTGATGAAAATCATGGGACGGTTGCAATTCCGGACTTCTTATGGTCAAAACGTCTTGCGTCACTCCATTGAAGTTGCCAAACTTTCTGGTATTATTGCTAGCGAGTTGGGTGAAAATGCTACCTTGGCACGACGTGCAGGTTTCTTACATGATATCGGTAAAGCGATTGACCGTGAGGTTGAAGGAAGTCACGTTGAGATTGGGACGGAATTGGCACGGAAGTACAAGGAACACCCAGTGGTTGTCAATACTATTGCCAGTCACCATGGTGATGTGGAACCCGAAAGTGTCATCGCAGTCATTGTCGCTGCAGCGGATGCCTTGAGTGCGGCTCGACCTGGGGCACGAAGTGAGTCACTTGAAAGCTACATCAAACGCTTGCAAGATCTTGAAGAAATTGCAAATAGTTTTGAAGGAGTTAAGACAAGTTTTGCCCTTCAAGCGGGTCGTGAAATCCGCATTATGGTTAGTCCTGAGGCAATTAAGGATGATAAAGTGACGATCTTAGCTCATGATATTCGTGAGAAGATCGAATCCAATCTTGAATATCCTGGAAACATTAAAGTTACGGTTATTCGAGAATTGCGCGCAGTTGATTATGCAAAATAA
- the rpoZ gene encoding DNA-directed RNA polymerase subunit omega, translating to MMLKPSIDTLLDKVPSKYSLVILEAKRAHELESGAVPTQEFKSVKSTLQALEEIESGNVVVHPDPEAKREALRRRSEAERIRKEEEERKIKEQIAKEKEDGEKI from the coding sequence ATGATGTTAAAACCTTCTATTGATACGTTGCTTGACAAAGTACCATCCAAATATTCATTGGTCATTCTTGAGGCGAAACGGGCACATGAATTGGAAAGTGGTGCAGTTCCAACTCAAGAATTTAAATCAGTGAAATCAACATTACAAGCGCTTGAAGAAATCGAGTCGGGCAATGTGGTTGTTCACCCTGACCCAGAAGCAAAACGTGAAGCTCTTCGCCGACGTAGTGAAGCTGAGCGGATTCGTAAAGAAGAAGAGGAGCGCAAAATTAAGGAACAAATTGCCAAAGAAAAAGAAGATGGTGAAAAAATTTAA
- the rsmB gene encoding 16S rRNA (cytosine(967)-C(5))-methyltransferase RsmB produces the protein MEVKQMNAREQIVRVLEEVFEHGAYSNIALKKTLEHSQLSDKDRSFVTEVVYGTVARKITLEWYLSHVIEDRTKLDPWVYYLLMMSLYQLVYLDRIPDHAIVNEAVRIAKSRKEGSEKFVNAILRKLLREGLPAVDTIKRKNKRYSVQYSLPVWLVKALIEEYGEERACAIFKSLYQRNKSSIRVVDLSEKEKLAQELEASASLIASSALVKDQGHFAAHSLFKEGRITIQDESSQLVAPALDLQGDEWVLDACAAPGGKTTHIASFLTTGKVTALDLYDHKLKLIQENANRLHVADKILTKKLDATRVFETFGPDAFDKVLVDAPCSGIGLIRRKPDIKYNKESVDFVSLQAIQLAILDSVCQSVRKGGIIVYSTCTIIGKENFEVVDRFLKSHPNFEQVPLDHKRKDILENNCILITPELYESDGFFISCFKRIL, from the coding sequence TTGGAAGTTAAACAAATGAATGCGCGTGAACAGATCGTTCGAGTCTTGGAAGAAGTCTTTGAACACGGGGCTTATTCCAATATTGCCTTGAAAAAAACGCTAGAACATTCCCAGCTTTCGGATAAGGATAGAAGCTTTGTTACGGAAGTTGTTTACGGTACAGTAGCACGGAAAATAACGCTCGAATGGTATCTCTCTCACGTGATCGAAGATCGGACAAAATTGGATCCATGGGTCTATTATCTCTTAATGATGAGTTTGTATCAACTCGTCTATTTAGACCGAATTCCCGATCATGCCATCGTCAATGAAGCCGTTCGGATAGCAAAAAGCCGTAAAGAAGGCAGTGAGAAGTTTGTCAATGCTATTCTTAGAAAGCTTCTCCGCGAGGGACTACCAGCTGTTGATACGATCAAGCGAAAGAACAAACGTTATTCGGTGCAGTATTCCCTACCTGTATGGTTGGTTAAAGCATTGATCGAAGAATATGGTGAAGAACGTGCTTGTGCTATTTTTAAAAGTCTTTATCAGCGTAATAAATCCAGTATTCGTGTCGTTGATCTGAGTGAAAAAGAAAAACTCGCTCAGGAGTTGGAAGCAAGTGCATCCCTCATTGCTTCTTCTGCCCTCGTGAAAGATCAGGGACATTTTGCGGCGCACTCCTTGTTTAAAGAGGGCCGGATCACCATTCAAGATGAATCTAGTCAATTGGTGGCACCGGCCTTGGATTTACAAGGCGATGAATGGGTTTTAGATGCCTGTGCGGCACCAGGTGGAAAGACGACTCACATCGCTTCTTTTCTTACAACTGGGAAAGTTACAGCCTTAGATCTGTATGATCATAAACTGAAATTAATTCAAGAAAATGCCAATCGGCTTCATGTTGCAGATAAAATTTTGACAAAGAAGTTAGATGCGACAAGAGTTTTTGAAACATTTGGACCAGATGCATTCGATAAAGTATTGGTGGATGCACCCTGTTCTGGGATTGGACTGATACGGAGAAAGCCGGATATCAAGTACAATAAAGAGAGTGTAGATTTTGTCTCTTTACAAGCCATTCAATTAGCAATTCTGGATAGTGTTTGTCAAAGTGTGCGTAAAGGTGGTATAATAGTGTACAGTACGTGTACAATTATAGGGAAAGAAAATTTTGAAGTGGTTGATCGTTTTTTAAAAAGTCACCCAAATTTTGAACAAGTCCCATTGGATCACAAAAGAAAAGATATTCTTGAAAATAACTGTATTCTGATTACACCTGAATTGTATGAAAGTGATGGCTTCTTTATCAGTTGTTTTAAGAGAATTTTATAA
- the gmk gene encoding guanylate kinase: protein MADRGLLIVFSGPSGVGKGTVRREIFENSDNQFQYSVSMTTRAQRPGEVDGVDYFFRTREEFEDLIRQGQMLEYAEYVGNYYGTPLTYVNETLDKGIDVFLEIEVQGALQVKKKVPDAVFIFLTPPDLDELQDRLVGRGTDSAEVIAQRIEKAKEEIAMMREYDYAIVNDEVPLAAERVKRVIEAEHFRVDRVIGHYLDMLPKTQTIVTR, encoded by the coding sequence ATGGCGGATCGTGGCTTATTAATCGTATTTTCTGGCCCTTCGGGGGTTGGAAAAGGTACGGTCAGACGAGAAATTTTTGAAAACTCAGATAATCAGTTTCAATACTCTGTATCGATGACAACGCGTGCGCAACGTCCAGGTGAAGTGGATGGTGTCGACTATTTTTTCCGTACACGTGAAGAATTTGAAGATTTAATCCGTCAAGGACAAATGTTAGAATATGCTGAGTACGTTGGGAATTACTATGGAACTCCTCTGACTTATGTGAATGAAACCTTGGACAAAGGAATTGATGTATTCCTTGAAATTGAAGTTCAAGGTGCGCTCCAAGTGAAGAAGAAAGTACCCGATGCAGTTTTTATCTTCTTAACACCACCTGATTTGGATGAATTGCAAGATCGATTGGTGGGACGTGGAACAGATAGTGCAGAAGTGATTGCGCAACGGATTGAGAAAGCCAAAGAAGAAATCGCTATGATGCGTGAATATGACTACGCGATTGTTAATGATGAAGTCCCTCTTGCAGCTGAGCGTGTGAAGCGTGTGATCGAAGCTGAGCACTTCCGTGTAGATCGTGTTATTGGTCATTATCTGGATATGTTACCTAAAACACAGACAATTGTGACGAGATAA
- the fmt gene encoding methionyl-tRNA formyltransferase — MTKLIFMGTPDFSATVLKGLLADSRYEILAVVTQPDRKVGRKKEIRMTPVKQVALEHQLPVLQPEKLSGSPEMETLLSLDADGIVTAAFGQFLPTKLLENFQFAVNVHASLLPKYRGGAPIHYALINGDEEAGVTIMEMVKEMDAGDMIAARSLPILDEDNVGTLFEKLAVLGRDLLLDTLPAYLAGEIKSSPQDPNLVTFSPNILPEEEVLDWTKTNRQVFNQIRGMNPWPVAHTLLNGQRFKVYEAELCEGNGNPGEVIGLSKKELLVAAGEGSLSLKVVQPAGKPKMSITDFLNGAGRQLKLGDRFGS, encoded by the coding sequence ATGACAAAATTAATTTTTATGGGAACACCTGATTTTTCAGCGACCGTTTTAAAGGGCTTGTTAGCAGATTCGCGTTATGAAATTCTAGCAGTTGTGACGCAACCAGACCGCAAAGTAGGTCGCAAAAAGGAGATTCGAATGACCCCAGTGAAGCAGGTAGCTTTGGAACATCAACTACCGGTTCTTCAGCCGGAGAAATTATCGGGTAGTCCAGAAATGGAAACTCTCTTATCACTAGATGCAGATGGAATTGTGACCGCTGCTTTTGGACAATTTTTACCGACAAAATTGTTGGAGAACTTCCAATTTGCGGTGAATGTCCACGCGTCTTTATTGCCTAAATATAGAGGTGGAGCTCCCATTCACTATGCTCTTATCAATGGTGATGAAGAAGCTGGGGTTACAATTATGGAAATGGTCAAGGAAATGGACGCTGGAGACATGATTGCAGCTCGTTCTCTACCAATTTTAGATGAGGACAATGTAGGAACCTTGTTTGAAAAATTGGCTGTCCTTGGACGTGACTTACTCCTAGATACTTTGCCAGCTTACCTGGCAGGGGAGATCAAGTCAAGTCCACAAGATCCAAATTTGGTCACATTTTCACCGAATATTTTGCCGGAAGAAGAGGTTTTGGACTGGACCAAAACCAACCGCCAAGTCTTTAATCAGATTCGAGGGATGAATCCTTGGCCGGTGGCTCATACGTTATTAAATGGTCAACGCTTTAAAGTCTACGAAGCAGAGCTATGCGAAGGAAATGGAAATCCTGGAGAAGTGATTGGTTTGAGCAAAAAAGAGTTGCTGGTAGCTGCTGGAGAAGGTTCACTGTCCCTTAAAGTTGTGCAACCAGCAGGAAAACCTAAAATGTCCATCACAGACTTTTTGAATGGCGCGGGTCGTCAATTGAAATTAGGAGATCGCTTTGGAAGTTAA